The following coding sequences are from one Microbacterium sp. SORGH_AS_0969 window:
- a CDS encoding IclR family transcriptional regulator, producing the protein MTPADPGAAVADDEATSTVIRAFDVIASLALLTREGQGASATDVARALGRERSHVSRTLAALADQDVVARDAGRRYRLSWAWYTAAEDLVDRRLRLEGLSVLDELAATTGEAVFLGVLRGDTTVTIVESVPAVSRMIGTWVGRAYPAFCSDAGQAVLWDAPDDEVRAVFAATAFESEGPRAPRSVDDFLTRLHAARERGYTIVDEEAEAGLYSVAAPVWDFRGEVVAAVQVVGERAVLQPRTAGLADACLTAAATLSTRLGHGIH; encoded by the coding sequence ATGACCCCCGCCGATCCAGGAGCCGCCGTCGCCGACGACGAGGCGACGTCGACTGTCATCCGGGCCTTCGACGTCATCGCGAGCCTCGCGCTCCTCACGCGCGAGGGGCAGGGGGCCTCCGCGACGGACGTCGCCCGGGCGCTGGGACGGGAACGATCGCACGTCTCGCGCACCCTTGCCGCTCTCGCGGACCAGGACGTCGTCGCTCGCGACGCCGGGCGCCGCTACCGGCTGTCGTGGGCGTGGTACACCGCCGCCGAGGACCTCGTCGACCGGCGTCTGCGTCTCGAAGGGCTCAGCGTGCTCGACGAGCTCGCCGCGACCACGGGAGAAGCCGTCTTCCTCGGCGTTCTGCGCGGAGATACGACCGTCACGATCGTCGAGAGCGTGCCGGCGGTGTCGCGCATGATCGGCACCTGGGTGGGCCGTGCCTACCCCGCGTTCTGCAGCGACGCGGGTCAGGCGGTGCTGTGGGACGCCCCCGACGACGAGGTTCGGGCCGTCTTCGCCGCCACCGCCTTCGAGAGCGAGGGCCCTCGGGCGCCGCGCTCCGTCGACGATTTCCTGACCCGGCTGCACGCCGCCCGCGAACGCGGATACACGATCGTCGACGAGGAAGCCGAGGCCGGCCTCTACTCGGTGGCCGCTCCGGTGTGGGACTTCCGCGGCGAGGTCGTCGCTGCGGTCCAGGTCGTCGGAGAGCGGGCGGTCCTGCAGCCGCGCACGGCGGGGCTCGCCGATGCCTGTCTCACCGCGGCCGCCACGTTGTCGACGCGCTTGGGGCACGGCATCCACTGA
- a CDS encoding sulfurtransferase has protein sequence MASILTTAHDLHDALAAGTFPDGGRVRVLDVRWRLDRPDGRPEYRAGHIPGAQYVDLDHDLAAHGAPTEGRHPLPPVETLQAAARRWGIDAGDTVVVYDDLKNMSSARAWWLLRYAGVADVRLLDGALRGWTDAGFEVEEGDAETPTPGTVELTYGALPRLELDEVGAFAESELLLDARAGERYRGEVEPIDPRAGHIPGAISAPTTENVGGDGRFLEPDALRSRFRMLGAEDGMTVGVYCGSGVTAAHQAVALTLAGFEPRVFPGSWSQWSNHEELPVATGPEPR, from the coding sequence ATGGCTTCGATCCTCACGACCGCGCACGACCTGCACGACGCCCTCGCCGCCGGGACCTTCCCCGATGGCGGGCGCGTGCGCGTCCTCGACGTCCGCTGGCGCCTCGACCGCCCCGACGGGCGCCCGGAGTACCGCGCCGGACACATCCCCGGCGCGCAGTACGTCGACCTCGACCACGACCTGGCAGCTCACGGCGCGCCCACCGAGGGCCGGCATCCGCTCCCTCCGGTCGAGACGCTCCAGGCAGCCGCGCGACGCTGGGGCATCGACGCGGGTGACACGGTCGTGGTCTACGACGACCTCAAGAACATGTCGAGCGCGCGTGCATGGTGGCTTTTGCGGTACGCGGGGGTGGCGGACGTCCGGCTGCTCGACGGCGCGCTGCGCGGCTGGACCGACGCGGGCTTCGAGGTGGAGGAGGGGGATGCCGAGACCCCGACGCCCGGGACGGTCGAGCTGACGTACGGGGCTCTGCCGAGGCTCGAGCTCGACGAGGTGGGGGCGTTCGCCGAGTCCGAGCTGCTGCTCGACGCCCGCGCCGGCGAGCGGTACCGCGGCGAGGTCGAGCCGATCGACCCTCGAGCGGGTCACATTCCCGGTGCGATCAGCGCCCCGACGACAGAGAACGTCGGCGGCGACGGGCGCTTCCTCGAGCCGGATGCGCTGCGTTCGCGGTTCCGGATGCTGGGGGCCGAGGACGGCATGACGGTCGGCGTCTACTGCGGCTCCGGGGTGACGGCGGCGCATCAGGCCGTGGCGCTGACGCTCGCGGGCTTCGAGCCGCGCGTGTTCCCGGGGTCGTGGAGCCAGTGGTCGAACCACGAGGAGCTGCCCGTGGCGACCGGGCCGGAGCCGCGGTAG
- a CDS encoding MerR family transcriptional regulator codes for MRISELSTESGVPVATIKYYLREKLLPEGERSSPTQASYGTAHVQRLGVIRALVDAGVGIAGVRKVVGVLEEPPENPYDLLGAANAAVTPEVVGDPDLTEATALLERMGGSPEKCFPEQLAAVAHALAALDRAGFTVPETVMDAYLEHLFAIAEAELAATPETSIEDAVRYVVLGTALVEPLILALRRVAEQVAASRRFGTG; via the coding sequence GTGCGGATTTCAGAACTGTCGACGGAGAGCGGCGTCCCCGTCGCGACGATCAAGTACTACCTGCGCGAGAAGCTGCTGCCGGAAGGGGAGCGATCCTCGCCCACGCAGGCGTCCTACGGCACCGCGCACGTGCAGCGGCTCGGGGTGATCCGCGCGCTCGTCGACGCCGGCGTCGGCATCGCGGGGGTGCGCAAGGTCGTCGGCGTGCTCGAGGAGCCACCCGAGAACCCCTACGACCTTCTCGGTGCGGCCAACGCCGCGGTGACACCCGAGGTCGTCGGAGACCCCGACCTGACGGAGGCCACCGCGTTGCTCGAGCGGATGGGGGGAAGCCCCGAGAAATGTTTCCCCGAGCAACTCGCGGCGGTCGCGCACGCCCTCGCGGCCCTCGATCGCGCGGGGTTCACGGTGCCGGAGACCGTGATGGACGCGTACCTCGAGCACCTGTTCGCGATCGCCGAGGCCGAACTCGCCGCGACGCCCGAGACATCGATCGAAGACGCGGTGCGGTACGTGGTGCTCGGTACCGCTCTCGTCGAGCCGCTGATCCTCGCTCTCCGTCGCGTCGCCGAGCAGGTCGCCGCGTCGCGACGCTTCGGCACGGGCTGA
- a CDS encoding DUF4188 domain-containing protein, with the protein MASINPGRMTHRYDGELVVFHIGMTVNKWWRPDQWMPLMGDMPRMLRELSVDPDSGLLGSTMLLGARGPYLVQYWSSLEKLYAYASAPEHEHRPAWTRFNRRARKTPGAVGIWHETHVVERAETIYVATPPMGLPKATELVPIASRHDRARARVADGRTPGPAPVS; encoded by the coding sequence ATGGCATCCATCAACCCGGGTCGAATGACCCATCGTTACGACGGCGAACTGGTCGTCTTCCACATCGGCATGACCGTCAACAAGTGGTGGAGACCCGACCAGTGGATGCCGCTGATGGGTGACATGCCCCGGATGCTGCGCGAGCTGAGCGTAGACCCCGACTCGGGGCTGCTCGGCTCCACGATGCTGCTCGGAGCGCGCGGGCCCTACCTCGTGCAGTACTGGTCGTCGCTCGAGAAGCTGTACGCGTACGCCTCCGCCCCCGAGCACGAGCACCGCCCCGCGTGGACCCGTTTCAACCGACGTGCGCGGAAGACTCCGGGCGCGGTCGGCATCTGGCACGAGACGCACGTCGTCGAGCGCGCCGAGACGATCTACGTCGCAACGCCCCCGATGGGATTGCCGAAGGCCACCGAACTCGTGCCGATCGCGTCCCGCCATGACCGCGCTCGGGCGCGCGTGGCGGACGGGCGGACCCCGGGTCCCGCCCCGGTGAGCTGA
- a CDS encoding siderophore-interacting protein encodes MSNPGLGARLEPRRHELVFRSAKLAARTFLTPSYVRLRLEGADLRGFDSPGADDHIRVFFPSEPADDVRSAPSREYTPVSWDAESGWLDIDVALHGDGVGSRWAETAPLGAPVGVGGPRGSMVLVGRPDAWLLAGDETAVPAIRRFAAAMDDDAVGRIAIEVPDAAHDLPVAAPPGVQVIQVHRGDRPAGEELADWLDALDVEEQPEGCVFGFVAAEQSIVRAGRALLLDRWSSDPAATVVKGYWKRGTTEYHAPH; translated from the coding sequence ATGTCGAACCCGGGCCTCGGAGCCCGCCTCGAACCCCGCCGTCACGAGCTGGTCTTCCGCTCGGCGAAGCTCGCCGCCCGAACCTTCCTGACACCGTCGTACGTCCGGCTGCGGCTCGAGGGAGCCGACCTCCGGGGTTTCGACTCGCCCGGCGCCGACGATCACATCCGCGTGTTCTTCCCGTCAGAACCGGCGGACGACGTTCGGTCCGCACCGAGCCGCGAGTACACCCCGGTGAGCTGGGATGCCGAGAGCGGCTGGCTCGACATCGACGTCGCTCTGCACGGTGACGGGGTCGGCAGTCGCTGGGCCGAGACGGCTCCCCTCGGCGCACCCGTCGGCGTCGGAGGGCCGCGCGGCTCGATGGTGCTCGTCGGGCGCCCGGACGCGTGGCTCCTCGCGGGCGACGAGACAGCGGTTCCCGCGATCCGCCGATTCGCCGCGGCGATGGACGACGACGCCGTCGGTCGCATCGCGATCGAGGTTCCGGATGCCGCCCACGACCTCCCCGTCGCCGCTCCCCCGGGCGTGCAAGTGATTCAGGTGCATCGGGGCGACCGACCGGCCGGCGAGGAACTCGCGGACTGGCTCGACGCGCTCGACGTCGAGGAGCAGCCGGAGGGATGCGTTTTCGGCTTCGTCGCCGCGGAACAGTCGATCGTCCGCGCCGGACGAGCTCTGCTGCTCGATCGGTGGTCGAGCGACCCCGCCGCCACCGTGGTCAAGGGGTATTGGAAGCGCGGGACAACGGAATACCACGCTCCGCACTGA
- a CDS encoding NAD(P)/FAD-dependent oxidoreductase codes for METVDTIVVGAGVSGLAAARLLTRAGRRVIVLEARDRIGGRTHTDRSGGHVTDRGASWIHGIDDSPVAEAARAFGMPMVEFTVGGYQPAGRPLTYFGEDGSRLSAEEIEGYAADIRALNAALIDVIADSAPDATYADVVERALTQQDWDDERKTRVREYNDRRAQEQYGVAMTGLGAHGLDDDTVNGDEVVFPRGYDELARNFADGVDVRLSHVVSAVRWSPEGVTVETDRGAFSAANVIVTVPVGVLQSGDLVIEPALPETHRRALALLRMNAFEKVVLRFPERFWDAEVYGIRQLGAEGQWWHSWYDLGRIHDEPALLTFAAGPAAVATREWSDEEIVASTVAQLRRLYGNDVPEPESAVVTRWQDDPFARGSYAYMLPGSVGPDHDQLAVPVGGVLHLAGEATWGDDPATVPGAMLSGHRAAENVLGREIPVSDLWS; via the coding sequence GTGGAGACCGTCGACACGATCGTCGTGGGGGCAGGTGTGTCGGGTCTCGCCGCGGCGCGCTTGCTCACGCGTGCCGGACGCCGCGTCATCGTGCTCGAAGCGCGCGATCGGATCGGTGGCCGGACCCACACCGACCGCTCCGGCGGACACGTCACCGACCGCGGAGCGTCGTGGATCCACGGGATCGACGACAGCCCGGTCGCCGAGGCGGCGCGCGCGTTCGGGATGCCGATGGTCGAGTTCACGGTCGGTGGATATCAGCCTGCCGGACGGCCGCTGACGTACTTCGGCGAGGACGGGTCGCGTCTCTCCGCCGAGGAGATCGAGGGGTACGCCGCCGACATCCGTGCGCTGAACGCGGCCCTCATCGATGTGATCGCGGACTCCGCTCCGGATGCCACGTACGCTGACGTCGTCGAGCGAGCGCTGACCCAGCAGGACTGGGACGACGAGCGCAAGACGCGCGTGCGCGAGTACAACGACCGTCGCGCCCAGGAGCAGTACGGCGTCGCGATGACGGGGCTCGGGGCGCACGGCCTCGACGACGACACCGTCAACGGCGACGAGGTGGTCTTCCCCCGCGGATACGACGAGCTCGCCCGCAACTTCGCCGACGGGGTCGATGTGCGGCTGTCGCACGTCGTGTCGGCGGTGCGCTGGTCGCCCGAAGGGGTCACCGTCGAGACCGATCGCGGCGCCTTCTCGGCCGCGAACGTCATCGTCACCGTCCCGGTGGGCGTCCTGCAGTCCGGCGATCTCGTCATCGAGCCGGCGCTGCCCGAGACGCATCGCCGCGCCCTGGCCCTGTTGCGGATGAACGCCTTCGAGAAGGTCGTGCTGCGCTTCCCCGAGAGGTTCTGGGATGCCGAGGTCTACGGCATCCGTCAGCTCGGCGCCGAGGGGCAGTGGTGGCACTCCTGGTACGACCTCGGCCGAATCCACGACGAGCCCGCCCTGCTGACGTTCGCGGCGGGACCCGCAGCGGTCGCGACGCGGGAGTGGTCGGACGAGGAGATCGTCGCCTCGACGGTGGCGCAGTTGCGGCGGCTCTACGGGAACGACGTCCCCGAACCCGAGAGCGCGGTCGTGACGCGCTGGCAGGACGACCCGTTCGCGCGGGGCTCGTACGCGTACATGCTCCCCGGCTCGGTCGGTCCCGACCACGATCAGCTCGCCGTCCCGGTGGGCGGCGTGCTGCACCTCGCGGGCGAAGCGACGTGGGGCGATGACCCGGCGACCGTTCCCGGTGCGATGCTCTCGGGTCACCGTGCGGCCGAGAACGTGCTGGGGCGCGAGATCCCGGTGAGCGACCTCTGGTCATAG
- a CDS encoding GNAT family N-acetyltransferase — protein MAVTLHRAPVAEIDPRTLYRLLWLRVTVFVVEQEAAYPEIDGRDIEPGAELMWASEGDEVLATLRLLREPTNTRIGRVATAAAARGRGLAADLMREAVDILDAEAPGVPILLDAQAHLASWYGRFGFVVSGAPFAEDGIPHVPMRRTRLDTERLVLREWTRSDDDRAFLFDMYRRAEVRQYLGDGRAMTDPAEVDATLDRWTSLADGILGVRAVETRDGRRLGSVLLKRIPWSAGAGDGRPEDIEIGWHFHPDAWGSGYATEAAAAVLALAHENGIRTIVAVTNPVNTASGAVAQRIGLRPAGETADYYDTTCALYVGEADA, from the coding sequence ATGGCCGTCACCCTGCACCGGGCGCCCGTCGCTGAGATCGACCCCCGCACTCTGTATCGCCTCCTCTGGCTGCGCGTGACGGTGTTCGTCGTCGAGCAAGAAGCGGCCTACCCCGAGATCGACGGCCGTGACATCGAGCCGGGTGCCGAGCTGATGTGGGCCAGCGAGGGCGACGAGGTGCTCGCGACCCTCCGCCTCCTGCGCGAGCCGACGAACACGCGCATCGGCCGCGTCGCCACCGCTGCCGCAGCCCGTGGCCGTGGCCTCGCTGCCGACCTCATGCGCGAGGCCGTCGATATTCTGGATGCCGAGGCCCCCGGCGTCCCGATCCTTCTCGACGCGCAGGCTCACCTGGCGTCGTGGTACGGACGATTCGGCTTCGTCGTGTCGGGGGCGCCCTTCGCCGAGGACGGCATCCCGCACGTGCCCATGCGGCGCACGCGCCTCGACACCGAGCGCCTCGTGCTGCGCGAATGGACCCGGTCCGACGATGACCGGGCGTTCCTCTTCGACATGTACCGGCGAGCGGAAGTCCGTCAGTACCTCGGCGACGGCCGGGCGATGACCGATCCGGCCGAGGTCGACGCGACCCTCGACCGCTGGACGAGCCTGGCCGACGGCATCCTCGGAGTCCGAGCCGTCGAGACGCGCGACGGCCGCCGGCTCGGATCAGTGCTATTGAAGCGCATCCCCTGGTCGGCGGGTGCGGGCGACGGGCGGCCCGAAGACATCGAGATCGGCTGGCACTTCCACCCCGACGCGTGGGGGTCCGGGTACGCCACCGAGGCCGCGGCCGCGGTCCTCGCGCTCGCCCACGAGAACGGCATCCGCACGATCGTGGCGGTCACGAATCCGGTGAACACGGCATCCGGCGCCGTCGCGCAGCGCATCGGGCTGCGCCCGGCGGGTGAGACGGCCGACTACTACGACACCACCTGCGCGCTCTACGTCGGCGAGGCCGACGCGTGA
- a CDS encoding siderophore ABC transporter substrate-binding protein: MSTRLIRPLAAASVAAVLALTGCASGAAAPAEQAAATTVTVEDNHGSIEVPVAPERVVALDNTTFETLSEWGVKLVAAPKPLMYDLWPSLSGGDEVLDAGLHREPNIENILASEPDLIVGGYRFREIYDQLKEIQPATIETSPRDGEEHTSELKRQTAILGQVFDKNDEAAKLNADLDAAIADAKAAYDPSQTVMGLITSGGKISYAAPGEGRGVGHLFPTLGLTPALDRAAEDASHGDDISVEAIAAANPEWLFVLDRDAMFGEDGYVSAQELVENAEALKNVPAVQKGQIVYLDGSFYLDEGIQAYTKLYRSAAEAFAS; encoded by the coding sequence ATGAGTACCCGTCTGATTCGTCCCCTCGCCGCCGCGTCCGTCGCGGCGGTTCTGGCCCTCACCGGCTGCGCCTCGGGAGCGGCCGCTCCTGCCGAGCAGGCCGCCGCGACCACCGTCACGGTCGAAGACAACCACGGCTCGATCGAGGTTCCCGTGGCCCCCGAGCGGGTCGTCGCGCTCGACAACACGACGTTCGAGACGCTCAGCGAGTGGGGCGTGAAGCTCGTCGCGGCCCCCAAGCCGCTCATGTACGACCTCTGGCCCTCGCTCTCGGGCGGCGATGAGGTGCTCGACGCGGGCCTGCACCGCGAGCCGAACATCGAGAACATCCTCGCCTCCGAGCCCGACCTGATCGTCGGCGGATACCGCTTCCGCGAGATCTACGACCAGCTGAAAGAGATCCAGCCCGCGACGATCGAGACGAGCCCGCGCGACGGCGAGGAGCACACGTCCGAGCTCAAGCGCCAGACCGCCATCCTCGGCCAGGTCTTCGACAAGAACGACGAGGCGGCGAAGCTGAACGCCGACCTGGATGCCGCGATCGCCGACGCGAAGGCCGCATACGACCCGTCGCAGACGGTGATGGGGCTGATCACCTCCGGAGGGAAGATCTCTTACGCCGCTCCCGGAGAGGGCCGCGGTGTCGGCCACCTCTTCCCGACGCTGGGCCTGACTCCCGCTCTCGACCGCGCCGCCGAGGACGCATCGCACGGAGACGACATCAGCGTCGAGGCGATCGCCGCCGCGAACCCGGAGTGGCTGTTCGTCCTCGACCGTGACGCGATGTTCGGCGAGGACGGCTACGTCTCGGCGCAGGAGCTCGTCGAGAACGCCGAGGCGCTGAAGAACGTCCCCGCGGTGCAGAAGGGGCAGATCGTCTACCTCGACGGCAGCTTCTACCTCGACGAGGGAATCCAGGCCTACACGAAGCTCTACCGTTCGGCCGCCGAGGCGTTCGCCTCCTGA
- a CDS encoding amino acid permease, with protein sequence MNRPSDPSTAQHAPQRQLRRAMSARHLVMIALGGVIGSGLFLSSGYTIHQAGPLGAVLAYLLGAFVVWLVMVCLGELAVVYPVSGSIHIYAARTMGPATGFVTAWLYWLCWVVALGSEFTASGILMQRWFPNVDVWVWCLVFAGTLFTLNAISARVFGETEFWFAAIKVIAILALIVLGTMAIFGFTPLSTSPHEAVLLSNFETPDGLLPAGLGGVLITSLAVFYAFSGAELVGVAAGETKDPGRNIPRALRSTVLRLLVLFVCSITVIAALLPYEQAGLSSSPFVDVFEYVGVPYAADIMNFVVITALLSVGNSGLYSCARMLFSLAEEGYAPRAFTRLTRRGIPMIALLVSLAIGLVSLISSVIAAETVYLVLVSIAGFAAVAVWMSIVAAQFFHRRAFVRGGGDVATLVYRTPFYPVVPILAFVLLTASIVAIAFDPEQAPALYFGIPFVGLCYLFFWWRYGRKGVTPRALDEEAPVA encoded by the coding sequence ATGAACCGCCCCTCGGATCCGTCCACGGCACAGCACGCCCCGCAACGGCAACTGCGCCGCGCCATGAGCGCCCGCCACCTGGTGATGATCGCCCTCGGCGGCGTGATCGGGTCGGGGCTCTTCCTCAGCTCCGGCTACACGATCCACCAGGCGGGGCCCCTCGGGGCCGTGCTCGCCTACCTGCTCGGAGCCTTCGTGGTGTGGCTCGTCATGGTGTGCCTCGGCGAACTCGCCGTCGTCTACCCGGTCTCGGGATCCATCCACATCTACGCGGCCCGCACGATGGGACCGGCGACCGGTTTCGTCACGGCCTGGCTGTACTGGCTCTGCTGGGTGGTTGCCCTCGGATCGGAATTCACGGCATCCGGAATCCTCATGCAGCGGTGGTTCCCGAACGTCGACGTGTGGGTGTGGTGTCTGGTGTTCGCCGGCACCCTGTTCACCCTCAACGCGATCTCGGCGCGCGTGTTCGGGGAGACCGAGTTCTGGTTCGCGGCGATCAAGGTCATCGCGATCCTCGCGCTCATCGTGCTGGGGACCATGGCGATCTTCGGGTTCACCCCGCTGTCGACCAGCCCGCACGAGGCGGTGCTGCTCAGCAACTTCGAGACGCCCGACGGTCTGCTGCCGGCGGGACTGGGCGGCGTGCTCATCACCTCGCTCGCCGTCTTCTACGCCTTCAGCGGCGCGGAGCTCGTGGGTGTCGCCGCGGGCGAGACGAAGGATCCCGGCCGCAACATCCCCCGCGCGCTGCGGTCGACCGTGCTGCGGCTGCTCGTGCTGTTCGTCTGCTCGATCACCGTGATCGCCGCGCTCCTTCCCTACGAACAGGCGGGGCTCAGCTCGAGCCCGTTCGTCGACGTCTTCGAGTACGTCGGTGTGCCGTACGCGGCCGACATCATGAACTTCGTCGTCATCACCGCGCTGCTCTCGGTGGGGAACAGCGGCCTGTACTCGTGTGCGCGGATGCTGTTCTCGCTCGCCGAAGAGGGATACGCGCCACGTGCCTTCACGCGGCTCACCCGCCGTGGCATCCCGATGATCGCCCTCCTGGTGAGCCTGGCGATCGGTCTCGTCTCGCTCATCTCGAGCGTCATCGCCGCCGAGACCGTCTACCTCGTGCTCGTGTCGATCGCCGGCTTCGCCGCGGTGGCGGTGTGGATGTCGATCGTCGCGGCGCAGTTCTTCCATCGGCGTGCGTTCGTCCGCGGCGGGGGAGATGTCGCGACACTCGTCTACCGCACACCGTTCTATCCGGTGGTGCCGATCCTGGCGTTCGTCCTGCTGACGGCCTCGATCGTCGCGATCGCCTTCGACCCCGAACAGGCTCCGGCGCTGTACTTCGGCATCCCGTTCGTCGGCCTCTGCTACCTCTTCTTCTGGTGGCGGTACGGCCGCAAGGGCGTCACCCCGCGCGCGCTCGACGAGGAGGCGCCGGTCGCCTGA
- a CDS encoding ABC transporter permease, with protein MRQTVLPPRVALPAAGFGVAALVVLSLFVGTYDIAGDSFGAEMFFISRVPRTLALVLAGCAMAVSGLIMQLLTQNRFVEPSTTGTSEWAALGLLVTVLLAPAAPLLVRMVVASVAAFVGTMIFIGILRRISLRSSLVVPLIGIMLGAVVSAFTTYLAVSTNSLQMLGTWFMGSFTSIVRGRYEVLWVVAIVVFLVFLYADRITVAGLGRDIATSVGLDHTRVMLIGTGLVAVATGVTTVVVGFLPFLGLVVPNLVSMWRGDNARANLPWVCLGGVAIVIVCDIVGRVIRMPFEVPVSMILGVVGSAVFITLLLRMRARG; from the coding sequence ATGAGACAGACCGTCCTCCCACCTCGGGTCGCGCTGCCCGCTGCGGGCTTCGGGGTCGCAGCTCTCGTCGTGCTCTCGCTCTTCGTCGGCACCTACGACATCGCCGGCGACTCCTTCGGCGCCGAGATGTTCTTCATCTCGCGCGTGCCGCGTACGCTCGCGCTCGTCCTCGCCGGCTGCGCGATGGCCGTCTCGGGCCTGATCATGCAGCTGCTCACGCAGAACCGCTTCGTCGAGCCGTCCACCACGGGCACTTCCGAATGGGCCGCCCTGGGACTACTCGTCACGGTCCTCCTCGCCCCGGCCGCACCTCTGCTCGTGCGCATGGTCGTGGCATCCGTCGCGGCATTCGTCGGGACCATGATCTTCATCGGCATCCTGCGCCGGATCTCGTTGCGGTCCTCTCTCGTCGTACCGCTCATCGGGATCATGCTCGGTGCGGTGGTCTCGGCGTTCACGACCTATCTCGCCGTGTCGACGAACTCCCTCCAGATGCTCGGGACGTGGTTCATGGGCAGCTTCACCTCGATCGTCCGCGGGCGGTACGAGGTGCTCTGGGTCGTGGCGATCGTGGTCTTCCTCGTCTTCCTCTACGCCGACCGCATCACGGTCGCCGGCCTCGGTCGCGACATCGCGACCTCCGTCGGCCTCGATCACACGCGGGTGATGCTCATCGGCACCGGTCTCGTCGCCGTCGCCACGGGCGTCACGACCGTGGTCGTCGGCTTCCTGCCGTTCCTCGGATTGGTCGTTCCGAACCTCGTCTCGATGTGGCGCGGCGACAACGCCCGCGCCAACCTGCCCTGGGTGTGCCTCGGCGGCGTGGCCATCGTCATCGTGTGCGACATCGTCGGACGGGTGATCCGGATGCCGTTCGAGGTCCCCGTGTCGATGATCCTCGGTGTCGTCGGGTCGGCGGTGTTCATCACCCTGCTGCTGAGGATGCGTGCTCGTGGCTGA
- a CDS encoding S16 family serine protease: MRARAAAVTALALACTLVLAGCDLGFSLGFGGKPDGHFEGSELTVPVLYVSGGKGGVATQRITAEAADGGDLSIDITENDVSGVAPVTQSATWTAVTAATLLTGARPDTAYTFGFDARINTPAAGAVTAVGVLALYYGSEIQPGVALAGGVTPFGTVSPVAGLPEQVSAAIEAGGIDTILVPVGQRIAADANGQPIDLDQVAATGGMTITEVADVASAYAIMTGEDLPEAAFPTPAASPTPLPTATEGPAEPGDDAFDIAVNSALAPRRGIAHDGERRLARRALPCDRRPRTSATRGRRRWGSIRRRRDGSGRCRGGGCPGR; this comes from the coding sequence GTGAGAGCCCGCGCGGCGGCGGTGACGGCCCTAGCCCTCGCGTGCACGCTCGTGCTCGCCGGGTGCGACCTCGGGTTCTCGCTCGGTTTCGGCGGCAAGCCCGACGGGCACTTCGAAGGCAGTGAGCTCACCGTCCCGGTGCTCTACGTCAGCGGCGGCAAGGGAGGTGTGGCGACCCAACGGATCACCGCCGAAGCGGCCGACGGCGGCGACCTCAGCATTGACATCACCGAGAACGACGTCAGCGGTGTCGCCCCGGTCACGCAGTCCGCGACCTGGACCGCCGTCACGGCGGCCACGCTCCTCACCGGGGCGCGTCCCGACACGGCGTACACCTTCGGCTTCGACGCCCGCATCAACACTCCCGCCGCCGGAGCCGTGACCGCGGTCGGCGTGCTCGCGCTCTACTACGGCAGCGAGATCCAGCCCGGCGTCGCCCTCGCGGGAGGGGTGACGCCGTTCGGAACCGTGAGCCCGGTCGCGGGCCTGCCCGAGCAGGTGTCGGCGGCGATCGAGGCGGGCGGGATCGACACCATCCTCGTCCCGGTCGGACAGCGGATCGCCGCGGATGCCAACGGCCAACCGATCGACCTCGATCAGGTCGCGGCGACCGGCGGAATGACCATCACCGAGGTCGCCGACGTCGCGAGTGCCTACGCGATCATGACCGGCGAAGACCTGCCGGAGGCGGCATTCCCCACCCCCGCCGCTTCTCCGACGCCGCTGCCGACCGCGACGGAGGGGCCGGCCGAACCTGGCGACGATGCGTTCGACATCGCCGTCAACAGTGCGCTGGCCCCGCGCAGAGGCATCGCTCACGACGGCGAGCGACGCCTCGCTCGCCGAGCGCTCCCGTGCGACCGCCGACCGCGCACGAGCGCTACGCGAGGCCGGCGACGGTGGGGGAGCATTCGCCGCCGCCGCGACGGCAGCGGACGATGCCGCGGTGGCGGGTGCCCCGGCCGCTGA